In Rhodoferax koreense, a genomic segment contains:
- a CDS encoding response regulator — translation MLPADSRPRILIADDEPTNLQVLRHMLQDDYRLLFAKDGERALELARTEQPDLVLLDVMMPGMTGFATCIALKKDGRTSSIPVIFVTTLSDTEDEARGFEVGGVDYLTKPVNPSIARARIRTHLSLVQVDELRQTRLEIIQRLGMAAEYKDNETGLHVIRMSHYARILALAIGYSPAQADELFNAAPMHDVGKIGTPDAILQKKGPLTPEEWVVMRSHARIGAEILGEHPPGMLRLASSVALTHHEKWDGSGYPRGLKGTQIPIEGRIIAIADVFDALTSERPYKKAWTVEAAVELLQRESGKHFDPELVTAFLARMPALLEVKERWAETEASLAAIAPAA, via the coding sequence ATGCTTCCCGCTGATTCGCGCCCCCGCATCCTGATTGCCGACGACGAGCCCACCAACCTCCAGGTGCTGCGGCACATGCTGCAGGACGACTACCGCCTGCTGTTCGCCAAGGACGGCGAACGCGCACTGGAACTGGCCCGCACCGAACAACCCGACCTGGTACTCCTGGACGTCATGATGCCGGGCATGACCGGCTTCGCCACCTGCATCGCGCTCAAGAAGGACGGCCGCACCAGCAGCATTCCCGTGATCTTCGTGACCACCCTCAGCGACACCGAGGACGAGGCGCGAGGCTTCGAGGTCGGCGGCGTGGATTACCTGACCAAGCCGGTGAACCCGAGCATCGCCCGCGCCCGCATCCGCACCCACCTGTCGCTGGTCCAGGTCGATGAACTGCGCCAGACCCGGCTGGAGATCATCCAGCGCCTGGGCATGGCCGCGGAGTACAAGGACAACGAAACCGGCCTGCACGTGATCCGCATGAGCCACTACGCGCGCATCCTGGCGCTGGCCATCGGCTACAGCCCGGCCCAGGCCGACGAGTTGTTCAACGCCGCGCCGATGCACGACGTGGGCAAGATCGGCACGCCCGACGCGATCCTGCAGAAAAAGGGGCCGCTCACACCCGAGGAATGGGTGGTGATGCGCAGCCACGCCCGGATCGGCGCCGAGATCCTGGGCGAACATCCGCCCGGCATGCTGCGCCTGGCCAGCAGCGTGGCGCTGACCCACCACGAGAAATGGGACGGCAGCGGCTACCCGCGCGGACTCAAGGGCACGCAGATTCCGATCGAAGGCCGCATCATCGCCATCGCCGACGTGTTCGACGCCCTCACCAGCGAGCGCCCGTACAAGAAGGCCTGGACGGTGGAGGCCGCGGTGGAACTGCTGCAGCGCGAGAGCGGCAAGCACTTCGATCCGGAGCTGGTCACGGCGTTCCTGGCCCGGATGCCTGCACTGCTGGAAGTCAAGGAGCGCTGGGCCGAAACGGAAGCCTCGCTCGCGGCCATCGCGCCGGCGGCCTGA